The Pseudomonas baetica genome includes a region encoding these proteins:
- a CDS encoding IS4 family transposase: MAKLALEQAIAPEWIDQVFEEHRQRQYSRELLFSTIIKLMSLVSLGLKPSLHAAARQLEDLPVSLAALYDKISRTEPALLRALVTGCAQRLTPTIKELGCTKTLPGWQLRVVDGNHLASTEKRLGALRHERGAARPGFSVVVYDPDLDQVIDLQACEDAYASERVCVLPLLANAEPGQVWLADRLYCTLPVMEACEQVQTSFVIRQQAKHPRLIQEGEWQEPVPVETGTVREQIIQVRGGYQCRRVELTLHSPTDSGDSSLMFWSNLPQSVSAQQIAQLYRRRWSIEGMFQRLEAILESEIETLGSPKAALLGFATAVLAYNVLAVLKRSVEQAHRDTQPDGWEASIYHLAVQVRSGYEGMQIALPSEYLPVIPLEKLAQRLLELASNIQPKQVAKSPRGPKVPKPKTWVQGTAVHAHVSTDRVIKAAKTKRP, translated from the coding sequence ATGGCCAAATTGGCGCTGGAGCAGGCCATTGCGCCTGAGTGGATTGATCAGGTCTTCGAAGAGCATCGGCAACGGCAGTATTCTCGTGAGCTACTGTTCTCGACCATCATCAAGCTGATGTCCCTTGTTTCATTGGGCTTGAAGCCATCCCTGCACGCCGCCGCGCGGCAACTGGAAGATCTTCCTGTCAGTTTGGCTGCCCTCTACGACAAGATCAGTCGTACTGAACCTGCGCTGTTACGCGCTCTGGTCACAGGTTGTGCGCAACGTCTGACTCCGACCATCAAGGAGCTGGGCTGCACCAAAACGTTGCCGGGCTGGCAGCTTCGAGTGGTGGACGGCAATCATTTGGCTTCCACTGAGAAACGTCTGGGCGCTCTACGCCATGAGCGAGGCGCCGCTCGTCCTGGCTTTTCGGTGGTTGTTTACGACCCCGATCTCGATCAGGTCATCGACCTTCAGGCGTGTGAGGATGCCTACGCAAGCGAGCGTGTTTGCGTGCTGCCTCTACTGGCCAATGCCGAGCCAGGCCAAGTGTGGCTGGCTGATCGACTCTATTGCACGCTCCCGGTCATGGAGGCTTGTGAGCAGGTCCAGACATCCTTTGTCATTCGTCAGCAAGCCAAACATCCACGCCTGATTCAAGAGGGTGAGTGGCAAGAACCCGTGCCTGTGGAAACAGGCACTGTGCGTGAGCAGATCATCCAGGTCAGAGGCGGTTACCAATGTCGGCGTGTCGAACTGACGCTTCATTCGCCAACAGACTCGGGTGACAGCAGCTTGATGTTCTGGAGCAATCTACCCCAAAGCGTCAGCGCACAGCAGATCGCGCAACTCTATCGCCGTCGCTGGAGCATTGAAGGCATGTTCCAGCGACTGGAAGCGATCCTGGAAAGTGAAATCGAAACTCTTGGCAGCCCAAAGGCTGCCTTACTCGGGTTCGCCACTGCGGTGTTGGCCTACAACGTCCTGGCCGTCCTCAAACGAAGCGTCGAGCAAGCTCACCGGGATACCCAGCCTGACGGCTGGGAAGCCTCGATCTATCACTTGGCGGTTCAGGTCAGGAGTGGTTATGAGGGAATGCAGATTGCGCTGCCTTCGGAATATCTTCCCGTCATTCCTCTGGAAAAACTGGCCCAGCGCTTACTAGAGCTGGCCAGCAACATCCAACCCAAACAAGTTGCGAAAAGCCCCCGTGGCCCCAAAGTGCCTAAGCCCAAGACATGGGTCCAAGGCACGGCGGTGCATGCGCATGTTTCAACGGACAGAGTAATCAAGGCTGCCAAAACTAAAAGACCTTGA
- a CDS encoding lysozyme inhibitor LprI family protein, whose translation MSACALLIIQEATAAGMDCTKAANTVEKTICANKIVYELDTQMGTVYRELMKASSDGQAELKSTQRLWLKARNDCVEDTCLEQSYRERLQLLQAQWKEAVVFKPSDLDKQVLDDLQKRIRAASENDPEFALERTLDSLAIKTRQTSFSSEPDDDQYSEKTHVPKAVPKGVSRHEWSALLASNLNAHTELGQITFTLFDLDGDGQRDLIVQTYIGGTGLFTLFETYRRDGDRFTRRTAALDKESGVGSSLYSTNDRGANQSVNWITVRGKVYAAYRDSGYGVDQVYLLSPLQMNREVPIVTVHYRYQLRIPRTQHHNGNNITYKLKPELQQALTQGLATMDEELSGTRQERQPICPIPQSAKDSEEEYYGYGAGYYAVESVADFPVIIGTECFIARLNNWFGT comes from the coding sequence GTGTCCGCCTGTGCTCTTCTGATTATCCAGGAGGCGACGGCGGCTGGAATGGACTGCACAAAAGCGGCGAACACCGTTGAAAAGACTATTTGTGCCAATAAAATCGTGTACGAACTGGATACACAGATGGGAACGGTTTATCGGGAATTGATGAAGGCTTCCAGTGATGGCCAAGCTGAACTCAAGAGCACTCAACGGCTTTGGCTAAAAGCACGCAACGACTGCGTTGAAGATACTTGCCTGGAGCAAAGCTATCGCGAGCGTTTGCAGTTGTTGCAAGCGCAGTGGAAGGAGGCTGTTGTCTTCAAACCGAGCGACCTCGATAAACAGGTTCTGGACGATCTGCAAAAACGCATCCGGGCGGCCAGCGAAAACGATCCGGAGTTTGCCCTGGAGCGAACACTCGACTCCTTGGCGATCAAAACCCGTCAGACTTCATTTTCCTCCGAGCCTGATGACGATCAATACTCGGAGAAGACTCACGTTCCCAAAGCAGTCCCAAAGGGTGTCAGTCGGCATGAATGGAGCGCCTTGCTCGCCTCGAACCTGAACGCCCATACCGAGCTTGGTCAAATCACGTTTACGTTGTTTGATCTGGACGGCGACGGACAGCGCGACCTCATCGTTCAGACCTATATAGGTGGCACCGGCCTATTCACGTTATTCGAAACCTATCGCCGTGACGGCGATCGATTTACCCGCAGAACGGCTGCTCTTGATAAGGAGTCAGGCGTTGGCAGTTCGCTGTACTCCACTAACGATCGTGGTGCCAACCAGTCGGTGAACTGGATAACCGTGCGCGGCAAGGTCTACGCCGCCTACCGAGACAGTGGATATGGTGTCGATCAGGTGTACCTGCTCAGCCCCCTGCAAATGAACCGCGAAGTGCCCATCGTCACCGTTCACTACCGCTATCAACTGCGCATCCCCCGCACCCAGCACCACAACGGCAACAACATCACTTACAAGCTCAAGCCTGAACTGCAACAGGCACTCACTCAAGGCTTGGCCACGATGGATGAAGAACTATCTGGTACGAGACAAGAGAGACAACCGATCTGCCCCATTCCTCAGTCTGCCAAGGATAGCGAGGAGGAGTATTACGGCTACGGTGCTGGGTATTACGCAGTCGAGTCCGTTGCCGACTTCCCGGTAATCATTGGTACTGAGTGTTTTATTGCGCGATTGAACAATTGGTTCGGCACTTAG
- a CDS encoding tetratricopeptide repeat-containing response regulator, whose translation MLSYHQKSFLIVDDFSDFRSSVRSMLRELGVKDVDTADTGEQALKMCAQKSYDFILQDFHLGDGKKNGQQVLEDLMLEKLISHEAVFVMVTAETSQAMVLSALEHEPDAYLTKPFNRSGLAQRLERLEQRKTLLKPILQALDRGKPVEVLNACIALCKQDIRYSPLCLRYRADALRDLNQNEALERLYDSIIADRPLPWAFAGLGKLLFKRGQVAQAKGVYEKALKVFPMMPALYDGMADVLVSEGDTKGAQRVLEEAIRLSPLAVRRQALLGKLAMTNEDFDTASRAYRQAVSQGAQSRFKDPESNLGLAHALISKGSERGLDTRTRLEINTTLSAVAKENPTDPGLQIRARLMKATSLLLNDAETADKLTEQAIMRLDGMEQFMSPEAALLVAKQLQMLGQAEAGTSMLKSCAEIYGDDPAVMKDIAKLTDDPTILSSSNAAADLNRQGVRVYKTGNLVEAREVFRKALKMQPKNISIALNMAQSLLHGTDTSVPSAELEECRACLKMVGLMPDTDARYSRYQKLKSKAFGE comes from the coding sequence ATGCTGTCGTATCACCAAAAGAGTTTTCTGATCGTCGATGATTTCTCGGATTTCCGCAGCTCCGTGCGCTCGATGTTGCGCGAGTTGGGGGTCAAGGACGTGGACACCGCCGACACCGGTGAGCAGGCGCTGAAGATGTGTGCGCAGAAGTCCTACGATTTCATCCTGCAGGATTTCCATCTCGGCGACGGCAAGAAGAACGGCCAGCAGGTACTCGAAGACCTGATGCTGGAAAAACTCATCAGCCACGAAGCCGTGTTTGTCATGGTCACGGCCGAGACCAGTCAGGCGATGGTGCTCAGTGCTTTGGAGCACGAGCCGGATGCGTACCTGACCAAACCGTTCAACCGTTCTGGCCTGGCCCAGCGGCTGGAGCGTCTGGAGCAGCGCAAGACGTTGCTCAAACCTATTCTGCAAGCCCTCGACCGTGGCAAACCGGTCGAGGTGCTCAACGCGTGCATCGCTCTGTGCAAACAGGACATCCGTTATTCGCCGCTGTGCCTGCGCTACCGTGCTGATGCCTTGCGCGACTTGAATCAGAACGAAGCACTGGAGCGTCTCTACGACAGCATCATTGCTGACCGGCCGTTGCCGTGGGCGTTTGCCGGGTTGGGCAAGTTGCTGTTCAAGCGCGGGCAAGTGGCTCAGGCCAAAGGCGTCTACGAAAAAGCCTTGAAAGTGTTCCCGATGATGCCAGCGCTATATGACGGGATGGCCGACGTGCTGGTTTCCGAGGGCGATACCAAAGGCGCGCAGCGGGTGCTGGAAGAGGCGATTCGGCTGTCGCCGCTGGCGGTGCGTCGACAGGCGTTGCTCGGCAAACTGGCGATGACCAACGAAGATTTCGATACGGCCTCGCGGGCTTACCGTCAGGCCGTATCGCAGGGCGCGCAGTCGCGTTTCAAGGATCCGGAAAGCAACCTCGGCCTGGCCCATGCGCTGATCAGCAAAGGCAGTGAGCGCGGTCTCGACACGCGCACGCGACTGGAGATCAACACAACGCTGAGCGCCGTGGCCAAAGAGAACCCGACCGACCCCGGTTTGCAGATTCGCGCGCGTTTGATGAAGGCCACCAGTCTGCTGCTCAACGACGCCGAAACCGCCGACAAGCTCACCGAGCAGGCCATAATGCGCCTCGACGGCATGGAACAGTTCATGAGCCCGGAAGCCGCGCTGCTCGTCGCCAAGCAGTTGCAGATGCTCGGTCAGGCCGAGGCGGGCACCTCCATGCTCAAGAGCTGCGCGGAGATCTACGGCGACGATCCGGCGGTGATGAAAGACATCGCCAAGCTCACCGATGACCCGACTATTCTCAGTTCCAGCAACGCCGCCGCCGACCTCAACCGTCAGGGCGTGCGCGTGTACAAGACCGGTAACCTGGTGGAGGCCCGCGAAGTCTTCCGCAAGGCGCTGAAAATGCAACCGAAGAACATCAGTATCGCGCTGAACATGGCCCAGTCGCTGCTGCACGGCACCGACACCAGTGTGCCGTCGGCGGAGCTGGAAGAATGTCGGGCCTGCCTGAAAATGGTCGGTCTGATGCCCGACACTGACGCGCGTTACTCGCGTTATCAGAAGCTGAAAAGCAAGGCGTTTGGCGAATGA
- a CDS encoding sensor histidine kinase — MNQDKQALDFSTVIASTVHDMKNSLAMLMQAHSQWLARLPQAQRSGTEQGVIDFEFAHLNGMLVQLLGLYKLGVNQMPLQPAYHELDDFIEAQLAAHQEVFASRGIIATYEVDPLSPLGFFDRELVASVLGNCINNAIRYARESLLITVSDEAGQLVVSINDDGDGYPAEMLERQNDYVQGINHSSGSTGLGLYFAARIAALHQRNGVEGRTEIRNGGPLGGGVFSLYLP; from the coding sequence ATGAACCAAGACAAGCAGGCTCTGGATTTTTCCACGGTGATCGCCTCCACCGTTCACGATATGAAGAACTCGCTGGCCATGCTCATGCAGGCCCATAGCCAATGGCTGGCGCGTTTGCCCCAAGCGCAGCGCAGCGGCACGGAGCAGGGCGTGATCGACTTCGAATTCGCTCACCTCAACGGCATGCTGGTGCAACTGCTCGGGCTGTATAAGCTCGGTGTCAATCAGATGCCGTTGCAGCCGGCATATCACGAACTGGATGATTTCATCGAGGCGCAACTGGCGGCGCATCAAGAGGTGTTTGCCAGTCGCGGGATCATCGCCACGTATGAAGTCGATCCGCTGAGTCCGTTGGGGTTCTTCGACCGTGAGCTGGTCGCTTCGGTGCTGGGCAACTGCATCAACAATGCCATTCGTTATGCCCGCGAGTCGCTGCTGATTACTGTCAGCGACGAGGCCGGGCAACTGGTGGTGAGCATCAACGATGACGGCGATGGTTATCCGGCCGAGATGCTTGAGCGTCAGAACGATTACGTGCAGGGCATCAATCACAGCAGCGGCAGCACCGGGCTTGGGTTGTATTTCGCGGCTCGCATCGCCGCGTTGCATCAACGTAATGGCGTTGAAGGACGCACGGAAATTCGCAACGGCGGCCCGTTGGGCGGCGGGGTGTTCAGTCTCTACCTGCCGTGA
- a CDS encoding glutamine synthetase family protein, translating to MTAEGFLEGRRLQLARGVLLQCIMGGYPPARFYGGDDGDLALIADPDQIHPLPWSDEARALAICDADELTGESSNLSTRGQLKKVIARYAARGLAPVVATELEFFVFAPNTDPTQPFRPPVGIDGRREDGLSAFSVSSNNGLRPFFSEVYKCMAALGLPRDTFMHEMGVSQFEINLLHGDPLLLADQTFLFKHLLKEVALKHGLTVVCMAKPLAHTPGSSMHIHQSLVDIATGKNVFSDANGEPTAMFRHFIGGQQAGMADFTALFAPNVNSYQRLCHPYASPNNACWSHDNRSAGLRIPASAPVARRVENRLPGADANPYLAIAASLAAGLHGIEHELEPSAAIQGEFEVPDNLALPCTLHAALERLKRSQLARELFGQEFIEGYIASKTMELTSFFDEITPWERRVLTAQA from the coding sequence ATGACCGCCGAAGGCTTCCTCGAAGGACGGCGTTTGCAGCTGGCACGGGGTGTGCTGCTGCAATGCATCATGGGCGGTTATCCACCAGCGCGTTTTTACGGCGGCGATGACGGTGACCTCGCGCTGATTGCCGACCCAGACCAGATTCATCCGTTGCCATGGAGTGACGAAGCCCGTGCCCTGGCGATTTGCGATGCCGACGAACTGACCGGCGAAAGCTCCAACCTGTCGACCCGTGGCCAACTGAAGAAAGTCATCGCCCGTTACGCGGCGCGCGGCCTGGCGCCGGTGGTGGCGACCGAGCTGGAATTCTTCGTCTTCGCCCCGAATACCGATCCGACGCAACCGTTCCGCCCGCCAGTCGGCATTGATGGGCGCCGCGAGGATGGCTTGTCAGCGTTCAGCGTCAGTTCCAACAACGGTCTGCGGCCGTTCTTCAGCGAAGTCTATAAATGCATGGCCGCCCTCGGTCTGCCGCGCGATACCTTCATGCATGAAATGGGCGTCAGTCAGTTCGAGATCAACCTGTTGCACGGTGATCCGCTGTTGCTGGCCGATCAGACATTCCTGTTCAAGCATCTGCTCAAAGAAGTCGCGCTCAAGCATGGCCTGACCGTGGTGTGCATGGCCAAACCGCTGGCGCATACGCCGGGCAGTTCGATGCACATTCACCAGAGTCTCGTCGACATCGCTACCGGCAAGAACGTCTTTAGCGATGCCAACGGCGAGCCGACTGCGATGTTCCGTCACTTCATCGGTGGGCAGCAGGCCGGCATGGCCGATTTCACGGCGTTGTTTGCACCGAATGTGAACTCCTATCAGCGCCTGTGCCATCCCTATGCTTCGCCGAACAATGCCTGTTGGTCGCACGATAACCGTTCCGCCGGGCTGCGCATTCCGGCCAGTGCGCCGGTCGCCCGTCGGGTCGAAAACCGTTTGCCGGGTGCCGATGCCAATCCGTATCTGGCGATCGCCGCCAGTCTGGCCGCCGGTTTGCATGGCATCGAGCATGAGCTTGAGCCGAGCGCAGCGATTCAGGGTGAGTTCGAAGTACCGGACAATCTTGCGCTGCCGTGTACCTTGCATGCCGCACTCGAGCGTCTGAAACGTAGCCAATTGGCGAGGGAACTGTTCGGACAGGAGTTCATCGAAGGCTACATCGCTTCGAAGACCATGGAGTTGACCAGCTTCTTTGATGAAATCACTCCCTGGGAACGACGTGTTCTAACAGCCCAGGCCTGA
- a CDS encoding MFS transporter: MRQIWKSFRALYFASLMMLIGSGLLSTYLALRLAADDVDGLWVGALMAANYFGLVLGGKIGHRLIARVGHIRAYSACAGIVGAAVLGHGLVDWLPAWLVLRTIVGLGMMCQYMVIESWLNEQADANQRGLVFSGYMIASYLGLVLGQLILVMHPGLGLELLMLVALCFALCLVPVTLTRRIHPAPLHPAPMEPRFFIKRVPQSLSTVLGAGLIIGSFYGLAPLYASQQGLSTEQVGLFMGSCIFAGLLVQWPLGWLSDRYDRALLIRCFAGFLAVAALPLAILPQVPLEVLFVVGFLCSLVQFCLYPLAVAFSNDHVEGDRRVSLTAMLLVTYGVGASIGPLAAGVLMKFFGSQSLYAFFSFFALVLVWRIRPKAVTNLHQVDDAPLHHVAMPDSMSSSPLVAALDPRVDEQVVQEQMQNTVAPEPETETDKEPEPEPVASPDDDSEKPTPDISGARP, translated from the coding sequence ATGCGCCAAATCTGGAAATCCTTTCGAGCCCTGTATTTCGCCTCGCTGATGATGTTGATCGGCTCAGGCCTTTTGTCTACTTATCTGGCGTTGCGCCTGGCTGCTGACGATGTCGACGGCCTGTGGGTCGGTGCGTTGATGGCGGCCAACTATTTCGGCCTGGTGCTGGGCGGCAAAATCGGCCACCGGTTGATCGCCCGGGTCGGGCATATCCGTGCTTATTCGGCGTGTGCCGGGATTGTCGGGGCGGCGGTGCTTGGCCATGGTCTGGTGGACTGGTTGCCGGCGTGGCTGGTGCTGCGGACGATCGTCGGTCTGGGCATGATGTGCCAGTACATGGTGATCGAGAGCTGGCTCAATGAGCAGGCCGACGCCAATCAGCGCGGTCTGGTGTTCAGCGGCTACATGATCGCGTCGTATCTGGGGCTGGTGTTGGGGCAACTGATTCTGGTCATGCATCCGGGGCTCGGTCTTGAACTGCTGATGCTGGTCGCCCTGTGCTTTGCGCTGTGTCTGGTACCGGTGACGCTGACACGGCGGATTCACCCGGCGCCATTGCATCCTGCGCCGATGGAACCCCGCTTCTTCATCAAACGCGTGCCGCAGTCCTTGAGTACGGTGCTCGGGGCGGGTTTGATCATTGGCTCGTTCTACGGTCTGGCGCCGTTGTATGCTTCGCAGCAAGGGCTGTCGACCGAACAGGTCGGTCTGTTCATGGGTAGCTGCATTTTTGCCGGACTGCTGGTGCAGTGGCCGTTGGGCTGGTTGTCGGACCGTTATGACCGCGCGCTGCTGATTCGTTGTTTTGCCGGGTTTCTGGCGGTGGCGGCATTGCCGCTGGCGATCCTGCCGCAGGTGCCGCTGGAGGTGCTGTTTGTGGTCGGCTTCCTCTGTTCGCTGGTGCAGTTCTGTCTGTATCCACTGGCGGTGGCGTTTTCCAACGACCACGTCGAAGGCGATCGCCGGGTATCGCTGACGGCGATGCTGCTGGTGACTTACGGGGTCGGTGCCAGTATCGGTCCGCTGGCAGCGGGTGTGTTGATGAAGTTCTTCGGTAGCCAGAGCCTGTACGCGTTCTTCAGTTTCTTTGCCCTGGTACTGGTGTGGCGGATACGCCCGAAAGCCGTGACCAACCTGCACCAGGTCGACGATGCGCCGTTGCATCACGTGGCGATGCCGGACAGCATGTCCAGCTCACCGCTGGTAGCAGCCCTCGACCCCCGTGTGGATGAGCAAGTGGTGCAGGAGCAGATGCAGAATACAGTCGCGCCGGAACCTGAGACCGAGACAGACAAAGAGCCTGAGCCTGAGCCAGTAGCAAGCCCGGACGACGACAGCGAAAAACCCACTCCGGACATCAGTGGCGCCAGGCCTTGA
- a CDS encoding flagellar brake protein, which produces MSNTLSADDAPQPPKVLTTPLEISSNLRQLQESHDPLIITFHERSQRFQSYLIKVDRDSASIALDEMIPRDGERFLLAGEPFKVEGFHEGVRIAWECTGTLNIEESDGDRFYTGELPTEVVYHQRRNAFRAALKLTDLVSVELGGEKLKAPINGKLLDISATGCKLRFEGDITERLQLGQVYDRMIAPPLFGNQPVSVELRYLHFEEKLNITFAGLRFHNISGQAARNVERFVYQLQREARRFDKDDL; this is translated from the coding sequence GTGTCCAACACCCTAAGCGCGGATGATGCTCCGCAGCCCCCAAAGGTGCTCACCACGCCACTGGAAATCTCCAGCAATCTGCGCCAGCTGCAAGAAAGCCACGACCCACTGATCATCACGTTTCATGAACGCAGCCAGCGCTTTCAGAGCTACCTGATCAAAGTCGACCGCGACAGCGCTTCGATCGCCTTGGACGAAATGATCCCGCGCGACGGCGAGCGCTTCCTGCTCGCCGGCGAGCCGTTCAAGGTCGAAGGTTTCCACGAAGGTGTGCGCATTGCCTGGGAATGCACCGGCACGCTGAACATCGAAGAGTCCGACGGCGACCGCTTTTACACTGGCGAGCTGCCAACCGAGGTGGTTTACCACCAGCGCCGCAACGCCTTCCGCGCCGCATTGAAGCTCACCGACCTGGTCAGCGTCGAACTGGGCGGCGAAAAGCTCAAGGCGCCGATCAACGGCAAGCTGCTGGATATTTCCGCCACCGGTTGCAAGCTGCGCTTTGAAGGTGACATCACCGAACGCCTGCAACTGGGTCAGGTCTACGATCGCATGATCGCCCCGCCGCTGTTCGGCAATCAGCCGGTCTCCGTTGAGCTTCGGTATCTGCACTTCGAAGAAAAACTCAACATCACCTTTGCCGGCCTGCGTTTCCACAACATCAGTGGTCAGGCGGCTCGCAACGTTGAGCGCTTCGTTTACCAATTGCAGCGTGAAGCGCGGCGATTCGACAAAGACGACCTGTGA
- a CDS encoding flagella synthesis protein FlgN — protein sequence MHDTNLLQLINDDFAPAQQLLELLQTESIALHGRDMPLLEEILARKQALIILLEQHGRKRSEILASLGLSTDRQGLEQLASQSSIGEQLMTQGDALTDLIAQCQAANAKNGQSIQIQQASTANQLKILTGGEPPALYDARGTFAKPAKPRTFSQA from the coding sequence ATGCACGACACTAATTTATTGCAACTGATCAACGACGACTTTGCTCCAGCTCAACAATTGCTGGAGTTGTTGCAAACCGAATCCATCGCTTTGCACGGTCGTGACATGCCACTGCTGGAAGAAATTCTGGCGCGCAAACAGGCGTTGATCATTCTGCTTGAACAGCATGGCCGCAAACGCAGCGAAATCCTCGCCAGCCTCGGTCTGTCGACGGATCGTCAAGGTCTCGAACAACTGGCCAGCCAGTCGAGCATTGGCGAGCAGTTGATGACGCAAGGCGACGCACTGACCGATCTCATCGCTCAATGCCAGGCTGCCAACGCCAAAAATGGCCAGTCGATCCAGATTCAGCAGGCCTCCACGGCCAATCAGCTGAAAATCCTCACCGGGGGCGAACCGCCAGCGCTGTATGACGCCAGAGGCACTTTTGCCAAGCCCGCCAAGCCGCGTACATTCAGCCAGGCATAA
- the flgM gene encoding flagellar biosynthesis anti-sigma factor FlgM: MVIDFSRLNSSSSLTGSTRTSNAKETAETGTSAPLNTQAEPASTAKSGESVHLSNEAQQLQKVTDKLRDQPAVDKARVAELKAAIADGSYKVDSNRVASKLLNFEAQR, encoded by the coding sequence ATGGTCATCGATTTCAGCCGTTTGAACAGCTCCTCGTCACTTACGGGCAGTACACGTACCAGCAACGCCAAGGAAACCGCTGAAACCGGTACCTCCGCGCCGCTGAATACCCAGGCCGAACCGGCCAGTACCGCAAAAAGCGGGGAATCGGTACACCTCAGCAATGAGGCTCAACAGTTGCAGAAGGTCACTGACAAGCTGCGCGATCAGCCTGCCGTCGACAAAGCCCGTGTGGCCGAGTTGAAAGCCGCGATTGCCGATGGCAGCTATAAAGTCGACAGCAACCGTGTAGCCAGCAAACTGCTCAACTTCGAAGCCCAGCGCTAG
- the flgA gene encoding flagellar basal body P-ring formation chaperone FlgA, translating into MNAQTTFFRHLTSRTRKRVCAMLAVCLFFAGSPAGADTVTLPDMLIGVTQGFLEFTVEDYLASSQTQGRYEIEVKQLDPRMRMPMCDKELTASLESPARPLGRVTVKVRCEGASPWTVFVPAQVRLFREIVTTTRPLKRAGIIEPQDVTLRERDVSVINQGFLTSVDEAIGQKLTRPTVADQVITLVHLEQAEVVRKGDQVVIIARSGTLAVRMPGEALANGGLKEQIRVKNLNSNRVIKAQVIAPGQVEVAM; encoded by the coding sequence ATGAACGCTCAAACGACATTTTTCCGACACCTGACATCCCGCACCCGCAAACGTGTTTGCGCGATGTTGGCCGTTTGCCTCTTTTTCGCTGGCAGCCCTGCCGGTGCTGATACGGTTACCTTGCCTGACATGCTTATCGGCGTCACTCAGGGCTTTCTTGAATTCACCGTAGAAGACTATTTGGCTTCCAGTCAAACGCAAGGCCGTTACGAAATCGAGGTCAAGCAGCTCGACCCCCGCATGCGCATGCCCATGTGCGACAAGGAATTGACAGCGTCTTTGGAGAGTCCGGCACGTCCGTTGGGGCGGGTAACCGTCAAGGTTCGCTGTGAGGGCGCCTCGCCCTGGACAGTGTTCGTACCCGCTCAAGTCCGCCTGTTTCGCGAGATTGTCACCACGACCCGCCCCCTCAAACGCGCCGGCATTATCGAGCCGCAAGACGTGACCTTGCGCGAACGCGATGTCAGCGTGATCAATCAAGGTTTTCTGACCTCGGTAGACGAAGCGATCGGGCAGAAATTAACCCGACCAACGGTCGCCGATCAGGTCATTACCCTGGTCCATCTCGAACAGGCGGAAGTCGTGCGCAAGGGTGATCAAGTGGTCATCATCGCCCGCAGCGGCACACTCGCCGTACGCATGCCCGGCGAAGCGCTGGCCAATGGTGGTCTGAAAGAACAGATCAGGGTAAAAAACCTCAACTCCAATCGAGTCATCAAGGCGCAGGTCATCGCGCCAGGCCAAGTGGAAGTGGCCATGTAA
- a CDS encoding chemotaxis protein CheV, which yields MAGVMDSVNQRTQLVGQNRLELLLFRLDGQQLYGINVFKVREVLQCPSLTLMPKSSPVVCGVANIRGATIPILDLAMATGSGALKDKNSPFVIITEYNTKTQGFLVRSVERIVNMNWEEIHPPPKGTGRDHYLTAVTRVDNQLVEIIDVEKVLAEVAPTPEAISVGVVDVETQTKALSLRVLTVDDSSVARKQVTRCLQTIGVEVVALNDGKQALDYLRKLVDEGKKPEEEFLMMISDIEMPEMDGYTLTAEIRGDPRMQKLHIILHTSLSGVFNQAMVKKVGADDFLAKFRPDDLASRVVDRIKAADIS from the coding sequence ATGGCTGGTGTAATGGATTCGGTAAACCAGCGCACGCAACTGGTAGGGCAGAATCGCCTGGAGCTGTTGTTGTTCCGTCTCGACGGTCAGCAGCTCTACGGGATCAACGTGTTCAAGGTTCGGGAAGTGCTGCAATGCCCGTCGCTGACGTTGATGCCCAAATCCAGTCCTGTCGTGTGCGGGGTAGCAAATATTCGGGGGGCGACCATTCCGATCCTTGATCTGGCAATGGCGACCGGCTCCGGAGCGTTGAAAGACAAGAACAGTCCGTTCGTGATCATCACGGAGTACAACACCAAGACCCAGGGTTTCCTGGTTCGCTCGGTGGAGCGCATCGTCAACATGAACTGGGAAGAGATTCATCCACCACCCAAGGGCACGGGGCGCGATCATTACCTGACCGCTGTGACTCGGGTGGACAATCAGTTAGTCGAAATCATCGACGTCGAGAAAGTGCTGGCGGAAGTTGCACCGACGCCGGAAGCGATTTCGGTGGGTGTGGTCGATGTCGAGACTCAGACCAAGGCGTTGTCGCTGCGGGTGCTGACGGTCGATGACTCGTCGGTGGCGCGCAAGCAGGTCACGCGGTGCCTGCAGACGATCGGCGTCGAGGTAGTGGCGTTGAACGATGGCAAGCAGGCGCTGGATTATCTGCGCAAGCTGGTCGACGAGGGCAAGAAGCCGGAAGAAGAGTTCCTGATGATGATCTCCGACATCGAGATGCCGGAGATGGACGGGTACACACTGACGGCGGAGATTCGCGGTGATCCTCGCATGCAAAAGCTTCATATCATCCTGCATACTTCGTTGTCGGGGGTATTCAATCAGGCGATGGTCAAGAAAGTCGGTGCCGATGACTTCCTGGCCAAATTCCGCCCTGATGACCTGGCATCCCGGGTAGTCGACCGGATCAAAGCAGCAGATATCAGCTGA